One genomic window of Onychostoma macrolepis isolate SWU-2019 chromosome 25, ASM1243209v1, whole genome shotgun sequence includes the following:
- the faap24 gene encoding Fanconi anemia core complex-associated protein 24, protein MECKPVPAKLLHAAPPYGQILSQQKWRGSSLLQSLRGSVKTIFEEELGVVDFCLSNKTCVLYVSESDLVAGNSYRRKIVRFRNANSGLQGIVIVEKTHLSEQYFSGLQKFVVLELGLTLLPVSSAAEAAQLIAQLALGENKENPFLRKSVSRLLEPVVLSLVLQIPGVGKVKAMQLLQRFPSIHQLCGASVHELEPIVGQATAQNITAFFHNQFT, encoded by the exons ATGGAGTGTAAACCGGTTCCTGCGAAGCTGTTGCACGCAGCTCCTCCGTACGGACAGATCCTCTCTCAGCAGAAGTGGAGAGGCTCCTCGCTCCTGCAGAGCCTCAGAG GGAGCGTGAAGACGATCTTTGAGGAGGAGCTGGGTGTCGTGGACTTCTGTCTCAGTAACAAAACATGTGTCCTGTATGTCTCAGAGAGCGATTTGGTGGCGGGAAACAGCTACAGGAGGAAGATTGTCCGATTTAGAAAT GCTAACAGTGGTCTGCAGGGTATTGTGATTGTGGAGAAGACTCACTTGAGTGAGCAGTACTTCAGCGGTCTACAGAAGTTTGTGGTTTTGGAGCTGGGTCTGACTCTGCTGCCTGTGTCCAGTGCTGCTGAAGCGGCTCAGCTCATAGCACAGCTG GCTCTTGGAGAGAACAAGGAGAACCCGTTCCTCAGGAAGAGCGTGTCCCGACTGCTGGAGCCGGTGGTGTTGAGTCTGGTTCTGCAGATCCCTGGCGTCGGAAAGGTGAAGGCCATGCAGCTCCTCCAGCGATTCCCCAGCATCCATCAGCTCTGTGGCGCTTCAGTGCATGAGCTGGAGCCCATCGTGGGACAGGCCACAGCCCAGAATATCACAGCTTTCTTCCACAACCAGTTCACATAG